Proteins co-encoded in one Artemia franciscana chromosome 10, ASM3288406v1, whole genome shotgun sequence genomic window:
- the LOC136031739 gene encoding phosphatidylinositol 3,4,5-trisphosphate 3-phosphatase and dual-specificity protein phosphatase PTEN-like isoform X1: MANPIRAIVSRKKIRYKQDGFDLDLTYILPNLIAMGYPAAKLESIYRNNIDEVIRFLEEKHKNHYRIYNLCSERKYDVKKFQDRVATYPFEDHNPPKLELMLPFCRDVDEWLRSNPENVAAVHCKAGKGRTGLMISCYLLFSGICKTAEDAMEFYGKARTSDRKGVTIPSQRRYVKYFEQLRVQRNCSYQPVALELQEIFLPCLPAIVTGVFAPQVIVYENENRRHTTVPSEVRKGATGVKFIFTCPIVLSGDVKIVLKHKSIVKETLFHFWFNTAFVDTVLDAPLPSDSSIVVIDGSATRVPAFGTAHPADSRSNRGSSHQPTMTPTILGNRFFAQRSSTMIASLPANSSNEPTRGPRLKMEFVTCDLDKVFKDKHSRFGANFKVICIFAKPSNNNRAQSSNVGYRRTRALSGHAINSNLKELRPPLSPTSLSSSPQARITCGPVCFLPEYSDGACNCQELSDSSSTVESESEGGGWDSANDSDQPSQVRYRALSESSVTTIEPS; the protein is encoded by the exons atattttaCCTAATTTGATTGCTATGGGCTACCCTGCTGCTAAGTTAGAGTCCATCTATCGGAATAACATTGACgaagttattagatttttagaagaaaagcaTAAAAACCACTACCGTATTTATAACTT atgtTCAGAACGAAAATATGACGTTAAAAAGTTTCAAGATCGAGTAGCAACATACCCGTTTGAAGACCATAACCCACCCAAGTTAGAACTGATGTTACCATTCTGCAGGGATGTGGATGAATGGCTTCGATCAAACCCAGAAAATGTTGCTGCTGTTCATTGTAAAGCAGGAAAG ggtCGCACGGGTTTGATGATCAGTtgttaccttctttttagtggAATATGTAAAACTGCGGAAGATGCAATGGAATTTTATGGTAAAGCTAGGACTTCTGATAGAAAG GGAGTTACAATACCTTCACAGCGACGGTATGTGAAGTACTTTGAGCAGCTAAGAGTGCAGCGGAATTGTTCCTATCAGCCAGTTGCTCTTGAACTACAAGAGATATTTCTGCCATGTTTACCTGCTATTGTGACAGGAGTTTTTG CTCCTCAAGTGATTGTTTATGAGAATGAAAATCGGAGACATACAACCGTTCCCAGTGAAGTTAGGAAAGGAGCAACTGGTGTAAAGTTCATTTTCACTTGTCCCATTGTACTATCAGGGGACGTCAAAATTGTACTCAAGCACAAATCAATTGTCAAG gagacgttatttcatttttggtttaatacgGCATTTGTTGATACAGTTTTGGATGCTCCTTTACCTTCAGATTCCTCAATAGTTGTTATAGATGGAAGTGCTACTCGTGTACCTGCCTTTGGAACTGCCCACCCTGCAGACTCTCGTAGTAATAGGGGCTCAAGTCACCAGCCAACCATGACCCCTACCATTCTTGGAAATCGATTCTTTGCCCAaag ATCTTCAACGATGATTGCATCGCTACCAGCTAATTCAAGTAATGAACCTACCCGGGGACCAAGGTTAAAAAtggagtttgtaacttgtgacCTAGATAAAGTTTTCAAAGACAAGCATAGTAGATTTGGTGCAAATTTTAAG GTGATATGTATATTTGCAAAGCCGTCGAATAATAACCGCGCTCAAAGTAGCAATGTTGGTTATAGACGTACCCGGGCCCTTTCGGGTCACGCCATCAATTCAAACCTGAAAGAACTCCGTCCTCCCCTGTCACCAACAAGCCTGAGCAGTTCTCCCCAAGCTAGAATTACCTGTGGGCCCGTATGTTTTCTTCCAGAATACTCAGATGGAGCTTGCAACTGCCAAGAATTATCTGACTCAAGCTCCACAGTTGAGTCTGAAAGCGAAGGAGGAGGCTGGGACTCAG CGAATGACTCGGACCAGCCAAGCCAAGTTCGTTATCGGGCTCTTTCCGAATCGTCTGTGACGACAATCGAACCTTCCTGA
- the LOC136031739 gene encoding phosphatidylinositol 3,4,5-trisphosphate 3-phosphatase and dual-specificity protein phosphatase PTEN-like isoform X2 — translation MANPIRAIVSRKKIRYKQDGFDLDLTYILPNLIAMGYPAAKLESIYRNNIDEVIRFLEEKHKNHYRIYNLCSERKYDVKKFQDRVATYPFEDHNPPKLELMLPFCRDVDEWLRSNPENVAAVHCKAGKGRTGLMISCYLLFSGICKTAEDAMEFYGKARTSDRKGVTIPSQRRYVKYFEQLRVQRNCSYQPVALELQEIFLPCLPAIVTGVFAPQVIVYENENRRHTTVPSEVRKGATGVKFIFTCPIVLSGDVKIVLKHKSIVKETLFHFWFNTAFVDTVLDAPLPSDSSIVVIDGSATRVPAFGTAHPADSRSNRGSSHQPTMTPTILGNRFFAQRSSTMIASLPANSSNEPTRGPRLKMEFVTCDLDKVFKDKHSRFGANFKVICIFAKPSNNNRAQSSNVGYRRTRALSGHAINSNLKELRPPLSPTSLSSSPQARITCGPVCFLPEYSDGACNCQELSDSSSTVESESEGGGWDSGESTYL, via the exons atattttaCCTAATTTGATTGCTATGGGCTACCCTGCTGCTAAGTTAGAGTCCATCTATCGGAATAACATTGACgaagttattagatttttagaagaaaagcaTAAAAACCACTACCGTATTTATAACTT atgtTCAGAACGAAAATATGACGTTAAAAAGTTTCAAGATCGAGTAGCAACATACCCGTTTGAAGACCATAACCCACCCAAGTTAGAACTGATGTTACCATTCTGCAGGGATGTGGATGAATGGCTTCGATCAAACCCAGAAAATGTTGCTGCTGTTCATTGTAAAGCAGGAAAG ggtCGCACGGGTTTGATGATCAGTtgttaccttctttttagtggAATATGTAAAACTGCGGAAGATGCAATGGAATTTTATGGTAAAGCTAGGACTTCTGATAGAAAG GGAGTTACAATACCTTCACAGCGACGGTATGTGAAGTACTTTGAGCAGCTAAGAGTGCAGCGGAATTGTTCCTATCAGCCAGTTGCTCTTGAACTACAAGAGATATTTCTGCCATGTTTACCTGCTATTGTGACAGGAGTTTTTG CTCCTCAAGTGATTGTTTATGAGAATGAAAATCGGAGACATACAACCGTTCCCAGTGAAGTTAGGAAAGGAGCAACTGGTGTAAAGTTCATTTTCACTTGTCCCATTGTACTATCAGGGGACGTCAAAATTGTACTCAAGCACAAATCAATTGTCAAG gagacgttatttcatttttggtttaatacgGCATTTGTTGATACAGTTTTGGATGCTCCTTTACCTTCAGATTCCTCAATAGTTGTTATAGATGGAAGTGCTACTCGTGTACCTGCCTTTGGAACTGCCCACCCTGCAGACTCTCGTAGTAATAGGGGCTCAAGTCACCAGCCAACCATGACCCCTACCATTCTTGGAAATCGATTCTTTGCCCAaag ATCTTCAACGATGATTGCATCGCTACCAGCTAATTCAAGTAATGAACCTACCCGGGGACCAAGGTTAAAAAtggagtttgtaacttgtgacCTAGATAAAGTTTTCAAAGACAAGCATAGTAGATTTGGTGCAAATTTTAAG GTGATATGTATATTTGCAAAGCCGTCGAATAATAACCGCGCTCAAAGTAGCAATGTTGGTTATAGACGTACCCGGGCCCTTTCGGGTCACGCCATCAATTCAAACCTGAAAGAACTCCGTCCTCCCCTGTCACCAACAAGCCTGAGCAGTTCTCCCCAAGCTAGAATTACCTGTGGGCCCGTATGTTTTCTTCCAGAATACTCAGATGGAGCTTGCAACTGCCAAGAATTATCTGACTCAAGCTCCACAGTTGAGTCTGAAAGCGAAGGAGGAGGCTGGGACTCAG